ggcctttgttctttgctaatgcaagattcacgtcaattggagtctttgcaactttaaagcccaagtgcttgaatttttcaagtactgtcttaatataatgagattgtgacaatgccagaccttgaggagttttattgatcttaattcccagaattaaatcagcaactcccaagtctttcatatcaaacttgctattgagcatacgtttagtagcatttatgttggcaatgtcattactcattatcaacatatcatccacatataagcaaacaatgactatgtgatttggaacatttttaatgtacacgcatttatcacattcatttatcttaaaaccatttgacaacattgtttggtcaaatttcgcatgtcattgtttgggtgcttgttttagtccgtaaagagacttaacaagtctacataccttcttttctttaccttgaactacaaacccttcaggttgttccatgtaaatttctccctccaactctccatttaagaaggccgtcttaacatccatttgatgaatttcaagaccatacactgcagctaatgctattaacatccatatggacgtaattcttgtaactggagagtacgtatcaaagtagtctagaccttctcgttgtctataccctttgactacgagccttgccttgaatttatcaatagtgccatcatctttgatttttctcttaaaaatccatttagaacccaaaggtttatttccaggaggaagatcaaccaattcccatgtatggttattcaatatggattctatttcactattgactgcctctttccaaaacaatgattccgaagaagtcatagcttctttaaatgtttgaggctcattctccaataagaaagtcacaaaatctggtccaaatgaagtagacgtcctttgacgtttactgcgtcttggatcctcctgattatatgtactttcttttgtttcttcccgagatcgtttagatccttcaccaaacgactcacattcctttttatacggatatatattttcaaagaactcagcattatctgattctataaccgtattattatgaatgtcgggattttctgatttatgaaccagaaatcgatatgctttactatttgtcgcatatcctatgaaaacacaatcaacggttttcggtcctatctttacccttttgggtttaggaacttgcacttttgccaaacacccccacactttaaaataattcaagttgggcttccttcctttccattgttcatatggaatggattgtgttttgctatggggcactcgatttaatattcgattagccgtaagaatggcttccccccacaagttctgtggcaaaccagaacttatcaacaacgcattcatcatctcctttaatgtgcgattctttctttccgcaatcccattagattggggcgtgtaaggggctgttgtttgatgaataattccatattctaaacatatttcttcaaaaggagattcatattcaccacccctatcacttcttatcatttttactttcttgttaagttgcgtttcaacttcatttttgtattgcctgaatgcgtctattgcttcatctttactattcagtaagtaaacatagcaatatcgagtaccatcgtcaataaaagttatgaaatacttctttctaccgcgagatggtattgacttcatgtcacaaatatctgtgtgaattaagtataaaggatttgaattcctttcaactgacttataaggatgtttaacatacttagattccacacatatttgacatcttaatttttcgcattcaaacttgggcagtacttccaagttaatcattttccgcaaggttttataattgacatgacccaaacgtacatgccataaatcatttgactcaagtaagtaagaagaagctgaaatattattattattttcaacaaccattacatttaggttgaaaaggccctcggtgaggtaaccttttcccacaaatattccattcttactaattacaaccttgttggatacaaaaacgcacttaaaaccgtgcgtaacaagaagtccagtagagactaaattctttctcatttcgggaacatgaaggacattgttcaaagtcatgaccttgccagaagtcatttttagaaataccttcccatatccttcaacttttgctgttgaagcatttcccatataaactgtctctccgggttcagcaagagcataggtagcaaaagcctctctaactgcacaaacatggcgagtggctcctgaatcaaaccaccacagtttaggatttcccaccaagttacattcagagagcatggcacacaagttatcaacatcatcatggtttactaccatgtttgcttgaccccttttcttgtctttcttcggagcacgacactccgtagacttgtgtccagttttcccacagttgtagcagtttccactgaaccgcttcttgcttgggttgtatttcggaccagaagccttcttcctcttcttgttagcttcaacaatatttgctcccattattgttgaatttccacggcctctcctttcagcagctttattgtcctcttcgattctcaaccgaacaatgagatcttcaagggacatttcctttcgtttgtgtttcaaataatttttgaagtccttccacaattgaggcaacttctcaatcattgctgctacttggaatgcttcgttgattacaagaccttcagcaagtagatcatgaataatcacttgcaattcctggacttgagtaataacagacttgctatctatcattttgtagtccagaaattttgcggcaacgaatttcttcatcccggcatcttcagtcttatatttcttttcaagcgcattccacaattctttggatgtctccatgctactgtatacattatacagattatcatccagtccgctaagaatataattcttacataaaaaatcagaatgcttccacgcttcaatcacgagaaagcgttcattatctggagttttatccggcagatcaggaacatcttccttgatgaacttctgtagacataacgtagtcaagtagaagaacatcttctgctgccagcgcttgaaataaatcccggaaaattttccgggtttttctgccggtgccaacgccggtgttcggcttgtccttgcgttggcagtcgccatcggaacagcttggttttcgttttcagtcatcatcttttctgtaaaagaatgacacaaacaaacgtttaatacacgttttcaaactggagtaaaaatcacgtagattttaatatccaataaaacgccacgaaggcttaactctccaaaatgggagtacacaaaccacaaaggttttagtttgcagaataattagaataacacaaatacagaaataaatattaaattccttaagattgttgttCCCCGTCAATaatgctgtatttgtaaataataattctaattctgcaaaatataaattaacgtaatgaaacagttataaattcgagcccactgaattcacagtgtttccttaaggaatttaatcccctcctagtacccaaggtaatggattatttcctcccaggatagaacgaataacacactggtgtagcggtacttcaaaccccagtgtttcagcgaacacaaagttcggtagcaaatcacacttacaattgctttgtttgaagttaaaaacaatgcagaacgaaggagtatatactcagaaaaacgtatggaagttctgagaggaaggagtgcaatgtatagccaatttgttgagcgaattgtatgttgagttctgAGCAATTTCTTCAACACTTGCTGCTCATATTTATAGCAGCCAAGagggagtgcaagaccaaaacgtccacccttcatggtggggcaagcattacatatttgtggagcaagcacttcatggtggagcaagcactttatggtgggaagaccattatccggctgccaaatgatcaaatacacggattggaaaatatccgttacaaatacggataatcttacgttaatatttactattaacaaataaatttggtccaaaaaattaatcaatcaatcgatcatttgaccaaatccaaatccaaatccaaatccgaatccaaatccgaagcttgctttcttcttaactctttaagagctacaagaagagcaattatatatatacccaccaaaaatgacttccacttccaatatgggacaatgtctcattgttaagagggggaaacttaaaatgttactcaaaatttcattttccctccatttctcattcaccctcattttaagaatattacatcttaaaaaattaaaacctcaacaatcccccacatgaatggggaatggctatatcacggaagtatgcatggaaaaactgtgtgatttacaagcaaggattaatcgcatctggataagtaggtttccctttgaactttccgtagtaaacttatgtcggatatactcggtcaatcggtagatttgatatctttgaaccgtcgatctttggtgtatacctagacaaccataagtcacacaatcaacccttaaccgtctttggttctcattgttgtgttcgtttcagccatgaacaccgcctggtttcataagtgcgtagagaactggccttacaaagttctccttgaagcggctaacacttcacacttacataggtgattcctaaacgtgtcatcctgtagatacactatttgatataccccgtatcaaatttaaaaatcattaaaaagccttaatgctttatccttgatactgaacattgtctcatcacgagaatggactaaaattttatttgacaatgttgaaccgtcattaatgactttgtttgatctccttgaacctagatcttgggatctccagtcttctaggtagagttaccgccacaatgacttgttctcggccatagccccattccccttgatgatttctcaactacctctctagttaggccttttgtaagtggatccgacacattatcacttgactttacatagtcaatcgtgataattcctctagagagtaattgcctaacggttttatgtcttcgtcgtatatgacgagatttaccgttatacataacgctcccagcccttccaattgccgcttgactatcacaatgtatgcatattggtgccaacggtttgggccaaaatggaatgtcttccaagaaattccggagccattcagcttcttcaccggctttatctaaggctatgaattcagcctccattgtagagcgggcaatacatgtttgtttggacgacttccaagataccgctcctccaccaatagtgaatacatatccacttgtggacttagaatcagttgaaccggtgatccaatttgcatcacagtatccctcaatcaccgcagggaaattactgtagtgcaattcaaagttctgggtatgttctaaatatcccaaaactcgtttcattgccatccaatgagattggcctggattgctcgtatatcgactcagtttacttatagcacaagctatatctggtcgtgtacaattcatgatatacattaagcatcccaatacacgagcataatccaattgtgatatgctttggcctttgttctttgctaatgcaagattcacgtcaattggagtctttgcaactttaaagcccaagtgcttgaatttttcaagtactgtcttaatataatgagattgtgacaatgccagaccttgaggagttttattgatcttaattcccagaattaaatcagcaactcccaagtctttcatatcaaacttgctattgagcatacgcttagtagcatttatgttggcaatgtcattactcattatcaacatatcatccacatataagcaaacaatgactatgtgatttggaacatttttaatgtacacgcatttatcacattcatttatcttaaaaccatttgacaacattgtttggtcaaatttcgcatgccattgtttgggtgcttatttaagtccgtaaagagacttaacaagtctacataccttcttttctttacctggaactacaaacccttcaggttgttccatgtaaatttctccctccaactctccatttaagaaggccgtcttaacatccatttgatgaatttcaagaccatacactgcagctaatgctattaatatccgtatggacgtaattcttgtaattgGAGAAtacgtatcaaagtagtctagaccttctcgttgtctataccctttgactacgagccttgccttgaatattacatcttaaaaaattaaaacctcaacaattcCCTCTTCATGCAGGGTTCGTGGAAGGACCGCATCCCAAGAAGGATTTTGTTGCAATGTCAAAATTAGAGatgataaaatcaacttattttttaGTAATTAGTTTAGATGGGTTAAAAAGTAATTTATTTGTTGATTTGACTTAACGAGTTGCAcatgaaataatttattaaaaaacTGGATCAAAATGGATCAACAAATGCAACTCAAACAAAACAAGCAGAATTAAATTCAGAGATTACgtattatttaaatttaaaagaacCTATTAAGCTAataattaaaggaaaataaattaactttaacatttttttgtcgaaaaataacataaaaatggACATATCTTGATCGAACCATATTAATCCAAATAAACTTTGGACAAGTTAAATCATGACCAACTTATTAATTTGACGTAATTTAGTTCGTCTAAGTTTGATCCAATCTGTTCATTTGACGCATTTAATGAATATCATTCCTTCTTGGAAAAGATGATGTACACTAGGTCATAGCTAGCCAATATGATTCACTTCCGTTTTGCCATTACTTCATTTCCACATATATTTGCTTTCTTTCATTCTGTCAGGTAAAGTATAAAAAAGTTataccattatatatatataacttatatTCATAATCAACATTTGGTGGCATTGACTTGTTAATCGTCATTTAAAATATAACAAGCCAAAGCTTATCCTAATCCGCATATTATAATTTAAGATGTAACTAGTGAAAAAAGGTGAACTCGTGAGTGCTAATTTGTAGGTGGACTTATTGGTTGTTTTAATGAATTCTAAATCGACACGTAGTCTATGGTTGTACACTAGCTGGAAATAAGCACTAGAAGTAGAGCAAGTTTTTCTCTTAGTGCTTCCGACCATATCACGTTCTTATTAAATCAACTGCAAATGGCGAAATGTACCCTTGTGCtgtcgaaaatggtctaagaatactccTTATTAGGGATTATATATACtcttcccgtcatactttggaacaaatatacccttattttggatgagtGTCACGTGTCAGCACCAGATAAAAACGACCCATTTCTTTTTTACCCGATCCATTTTTAAAAACCCACCAcacgacccgttttaaaattcagttttttaaaaacatatattttgtaaaaactggaaattatttttgtaaaaaatgaatttgcaaaatatatatttttaagtcttttcagttttttaaagtattgttttttaaaaactggaaaaaaatattttttttaaaaatgctttaaaaactgaaaaatatattatgtaaaaactggaaaaaaagtatttgcaaaatatatatatttcagttttttcagccttttaaagtatttattttgtaaaaactgaaaaaaagattttgcaaaatatttttatttttttaagtccactgctttaggagagtctttttttttccaatttttttaaaaaatatttctcttttcagtttttacaaaaataatactttaaaaaattgaaaagacttaaaaatatatattttgcaattttgtttttccagtttttacagaatatatatttttcagtttttaaagcatttttaaaaaataattttttttcagtttttacaaaaaaaatactttaaaaaactgaaaagacttaaaaatatatattttgcaattttttttttttcagtttttgcaAAAACaaattccagtttttacaaaatatatgttttaaaaaaactaaattttaaaacgggtcgggtggtggATTTTTTAAgacggatcgggtaaaaaaagaaaaaagaaatgggtcgttttcatctggtgctgacacgtgacacttcatccaaaataagggtatatttgtttcAAAGTATGACGagaagggtatatatagcccaatagtataacgagggataCTCTTAcaccattttcgaaagtatagggatatatttggccatttgccgTTGATTTAATGAGATTTCATATAATTTGAGATCATGAGCGGATtcaatatataaatttaattggtTTAGCTTTGTACCgaatttaatatatattgttAAAACTATATATAGGTTGAAATCTGATAGGAATATCTATTAAGATTTTAGTCGGTTTTTTATACCGTATCACAAGTTCTAAATGAATTCAGATAAACCTATAAAATTTGACATTCCTCGTCAAACTTCCTCTAAGCTCGACCATTGCTTTCAAAGTTAGTGGGTTGTCCAAGCTCATGTATCAACgtaaataaataatttaggaattttttcacttttagtccgtataagaaactatttatatttggtggctgaaaaagtatataaaatttgcataattttatatataaatacataaagtatatcaaaaatatatatttgttcggctattattttaaaaacgactatacagtgtcattttttcAATAATTTATACTAACTTGTAATAATTAATAGGATCTATAGTCTTGGTGAGCTTTAAGATGTTGTCATTAACTTATTAAGTAATGTAATGAGATACTGGTAGAGATATTAGTGTTACAAGGATTTTTGCATAATAAGACATCTTAATTTTCGTAATAAGAATCTCATCAATAACTTGTAGTACAACTTTTTACGTGCATGTTTTGGCAACTATTGATTCTTTTCCTGAACACAACGGTTCTCACAATGTTATAGGTTGAAACAATAAATTGGTGCTAATAGAATAGCTATATGCATTGTTGCGTACTTTTGGATACAGGATAGTTAATCCAAAAAATAATAATGTTGAAGCGTGAACGTTAGGGTTCAAGAAGTGATAAATGAGAAATATATGATAAAACAAAACAAGTATTAGTATAGGTGCCACAAAAGGTTACTGTAAGAAAGAAAACCTCCTAATCGCTTAAATTACCGGCGgatgtataatatacatatataaattatatataatgTCTATAACAATTTATATTTAATATATAATCTAGATATATCGTTTAAACAAATACTGACTCCGTTCATTTTAGGTTATTCATTTTGAACTTTTCACGTACTTTAAGAAATAGTAATTGTAGTATGTATTTTACTTTATAATCCCTCATAATGATAACATTTAAAGAGTCTTggaatttttttttggaaatgaataattaataataagggtaaacaaacaaaaatttatctttctcttgatttgctaaaatggacaaataaaagtaaaaagaTATTTTTAGTACAGTGAACAAGTAAAAGTTAACGGATGTAATAAATAGTAAATCTAAccggctatttatgtaaagattCAATAAGAAAGTACAGACGCATGAAGGCTCAAGGATCATGTCCCATGAACAAGACTTATTACGGGCTGGGCCAGATTGGCTGTGTTAATGGGTTAGATTTTCCAAAACAATTGACCCATTTGATGAATCATCTCAAAGGGGCATTTTTGTATATACTCTCTTTTGCGGTTATCGACAAGAGTGGTTGCTCTGCTGGTAAGTAActtccactttcaaccaagaggttgtgggTTCAAgccaccccaagagcaaggtggggagttcttggagggaaggatgccgagggtctattggaaatagcctctctacctcatggtagaggtaaggtctgcgtacacacttaccctccccagacctcactagtgggattatacttggttgttgttgttgtctcttTTGTGGTCATCATTGAAGTTATACTCCCGTTGCATAATACTTTACAAAGTGTACCGATCGGATTTGAAGTAGTACAATCTCTTTAAttaatgcaacttcagaaatcaaatATGAAGTTCTTCTATTTTTTAAATGCAATTTCAAAAATTCGAATATGAAGTACTTCAATCTCTTCAATGTAACTTCAGATATCAAATCTGGAATTTttctatctttcaaatgcaacttaAAAAATTCGAATCTTAAGTAGTTCAACTTATTGAATGCAACTTCAGATTTCGAATCTTAAGTTCTGAAACATAAATTTGTTCGTCAAATTTTAATAATTCAATACATGATTCAATACCCAAATCTATTCCAAATCAGCCCAAATTTGAAATTTAACTTTTAgttatcttaaaaaataaatctCAATCACCACATTattaaaacaacaataaatctaacaaAACCCATTTGTaactaagaagaagaaaacatcaataaagaagaagaaaaaaaatgtaTCTATATGAAATTATCCACAAATTGGGTATAAGTTAAACTTTTTCTGAAAAATAGGTAAAAATTTAATGGGTGGCGCAAAAGTTAGCGTGACATGAAAGTTTCAAATACTCCTAATTTTAGTCGGTCATCTATCTGAGATGGCTTAGCCCATACAAGGCCCAAGTTCCAAAGTTCGTTAATCCAAAATGACCTTATGATGCTTGAGAGGAAAACGACAAAAACTCTTGTTAACTTGTATataaaaaagtttgaaaaatgaaattatgttataaataaaattgtatttaagttgaatgtctatattttagagatatCTTAGgatttgttacttggtggctacgtcacttttttcctataaatagaaggGTTCTATTATATTGTAATtgatcccaaatcaataagaactctctctctctccttttaCTTTTCTCTGCAGTACTCTTCTgcattcttttattattttatttcattgtaATTGATCccaaattaataaaaaattttgGGTGCGCAATATATGTGCTTGTAGCACagccatatcgcaccaagatgggtccccaaaaaAGGTTAGAAatatatgttgtgtttgaatcgccctccattattcgctaTCTCAAAACATTAACGGGAGATTTGCTTATtactcgatttgcagattgtcgattcgatTAGACACTTTCCCCAAATttagggggagaaattggtgaaaccaaacgggaaattttgtgaaaaatccaTCATTGTTTCATCTTGATCCACACacctctatttgtgaaaaagaggtgcaaaagattatccatttgcagAAAATAGTAAATCAAATGCCATACGCATTTACagatataacaaaatcacatGTCCCTGCGGAGCatgttccaatccgtattgatgtcccAGTTGGACAATCTTTTAGTGTCATAGCTAATGcgtcaaaagcacgcctaaagcgtGGCAGACCATTGGGCTCTAAGGATCAAAAtcctagaaaaaataaaaataaatgatcaagatgacactacgaaaAAGTCTCATGAAGAAATCCACgatttaaccaatcctgagatTCATGAGGAAATCACTGAGCGTGAGACTcgagaaaataaggaactattaataaacccaatcgatattGAGATGAATCTGAATCGATCTGATATAGTGGTagattatgtctttgcatataatgttgcatctagcattatgcaacatagtgaggattttgaacctCAATCTATTAGAGAATGTCGACAAAGGCGTgatttggccaaaatggcaagaaggaATCCAATCAATGTTGAATTCACTTTCAAAACGTGAAGTTTTTAAgcatgtagtccaaacacctaatggtaTTAAGCATGTTGgatataaatgggtctttgtacgcaagaggaatgagaaaaatgaggtacaaagatataaggcacgtcttgttgcacaaggattttcacaaaggcctggtgtcgattatgaagagacgtattctcctaTCATGGATGCAATAACGTATcattatctcattagttttggtGTCCATGAGAAGCTTGgaatgcatttaatggatgtggttacatcCTACCTTTAGGgatcacttgataatgagatatacatgaaaattttcgaaggatttaaaatgtttgacgcacataattcaaagtctcGGGAAATAGTTTCAATCAAAtcgcaaagatctttgtatggtctaaatcaatcaggaagaatgtggtataaccaccttagtaaatatttattaaaggaaggttatataaatgatgccatttgtccatgtgtttttaaagaaaacaacatcggaaTTCATTATATTTGCCGTATATGTtaatgacataaaccttattggaactttACAGAattccaaaaggcaattgattatttaaagaaggaattcgagatgaaggatctcggaaagacaaaattatgtcttggtttgcaaattgaacatttggcaaacacAATATTTTTCATCAATTTGCCTACACAAAAAGGTATTGAAATAGTTTAACATGGATGGAGCACACCCGTTAAGTACTctaatggttgttcgatcacttgatgtgaataaagaCCCGTTCTGATCTCAAGAAAAGAATAAAGAGCTTCTTGATTCTGAAGtaatatcttagtgcaattggtgcactaatgtatcttgctaatactacaagacctgacata
This sequence is a window from Nicotiana tomentosiformis chromosome 5, ASM39032v3, whole genome shotgun sequence. Protein-coding genes within it:
- the LOC138893103 gene encoding uncharacterized mitochondrial protein AtMg00820-like, producing the protein MSLHIMLHLALCNIVRILNLNLLENVDKGVIWPKWQEGIQSMLNSLSKREVFKHVVQTPNGIKHVGYKWVFVRKRNEKNEVQRYKARLVAQGFSQRPGVDYEETYSPIMDAITYHYLISFGVHEKLGMHLMDVVTSYL